In Dromaius novaehollandiae isolate bDroNov1 chromosome 14, bDroNov1.hap1, whole genome shotgun sequence, a genomic segment contains:
- the LOC112986889 gene encoding myeloid-associated differentiation marker homolog, whose amino-acid sequence MAVVRANSRALTSRVGVARLFAIVLACAAFSLVASTEDYDGTYGTWCMFTWCFCFAVTVLIVLLELLELYPKLPLSWDDFTSAFSMLAALMIFTTSVVYPSVFISSPCRSNKCVRQAVATAMSCLCFLAYALEVGLTRAKPGDISSFLSTVPGLLKVFEAYVACLIFSLLDDVSSEAGLQWCVAVYAICFVITLLIIIMTIGRCLAYMPCPLEKMLVGYNALALVMYLTATILWPLYSFHKRSRPSSCGVNCWWNRHLGVTFLTIFNFLAYLVDLVYSTKMVFLTVPS is encoded by the coding sequence ATGGCCGTCGTGCGGGCGAACTCGCGCGCCCTGACTTCCCGGGTGGGCGTCGCCCGGCTCTTCGCCATCGTCCTGGCCTGCGCCGCCTTCAGCCTGGTGGCCTCCACCGAGGACTACGACGGCACCTACGGGACGTGGTGCATGTTCACCTGGTGCTTCTGCTTCGCCGTGACCGTGCTGATcgtgctgctggagctgctggagctctACCCCAAGCTGCCCCTCTCCTGGGACGACTTCACCTCGGCCTTCTCCATGCTGGCCGCGCTGATGATCTTCACCACCTCCGTGGTGTACCCCTCCGTCTTCATCAGCAGCCCCTGCCGCTCCAACAAGTGCGTTCGCCAGGCCGTGGCCACGGCCATGTCCTGCCTCTGCTTCCTCGCCTACGCCCTGGAGGTGGGGCTTACGCGCGCCAAGCCGGGCGACATCAGCAGCTTCCTCTCCACCGTGCCGGGGCTCCTGAAAGTGTTTGAAGCCTACGTGGCCTGTCTCATCTTCTCCTTGCTGGATGATGTCAGCTCCGAAGCTGGTCTGCAGTGGTGCGTGGCCGTCTATGCCATCTGCTTCGTCATCACCCTCCTCATCATCATCATGACCATCGGCCGGTGCCTCGCTTACATGCCTTGCCCCCTGGAGAAGATGCTGGTGGGCTACAACGCCCTGGCCCTGGTGATGTACCTCACGGCCACCATCCTCTGGCCCCTGTACAGCTTCCACAAGAGGAGCCGGCCCAGCTCCTGCGGCGTGAACTGCTGGTGGAACAGGCACCTGGGGGTGACCTTCCTCACCATCTTCAACTTCCTCGCCTACCTTGTAGACCTGGTGTACTCCACCAAGATGGTCTTCTTGACGGTGCCTTCGTAA